A window of Paraburkholderia bryophila contains these coding sequences:
- a CDS encoding YceI family protein, producing MNSSTACASFARALMRGLLGAMLLSAMACTPIQVLTHSVSQNEARVPAGRYEVDPNHTSVTFDIDHFKYTRFQIRFDRKKGQLDWNEGGLDKSTTSITIDAASIDTNVPLLDKMVKSASLLDVERYPEIRFVSTRFERTDESRGTLTGDLTIHGVTQPVTLDVTFNGFAPDPLTKQDTLGFSAEGHFSRAKFGLATWYPAVGDDIHVRIQAEFVKTPAGG from the coding sequence ATGAATTCATCAACTGCTTGTGCCAGCTTTGCACGCGCCTTAATGCGAGGCTTGCTCGGCGCAATGCTTTTAAGCGCGATGGCCTGCACGCCGATTCAGGTACTCACGCATTCGGTCAGTCAGAACGAGGCCCGTGTGCCGGCCGGCCGCTACGAGGTCGACCCGAACCATACCAGCGTGACTTTCGACATCGATCACTTCAAGTACACGCGCTTTCAGATCCGCTTCGATCGCAAGAAGGGGCAACTTGACTGGAATGAAGGCGGGTTGGATAAGAGCACGACGTCGATCACGATCGATGCCGCGAGCATCGATACGAACGTGCCGCTGCTCGACAAGATGGTGAAAAGCGCCAGCCTGCTCGACGTGGAGCGTTATCCGGAGATTCGCTTCGTGAGCACACGTTTTGAGCGCACGGATGAGTCGCGCGGCACATTGACGGGCGATCTGACGATTCACGGCGTGACGCAACCGGTCACGCTCGACGTCACGTTCAACGGCTTCGCCCCCGATCCGCTGACGAAACAGGACACGCTAGGATTTTCAGCAGAGGGGCACTTCAGCCGCGCGAAATTTGGTTTGGCGACGTGGTATCCAGCCGTCGGCGACGACATTCACGTGCGCATTCAGGCGGAGTTCGTGAAAACGCCCGCAGGCGGGTGA
- a CDS encoding TetR/AcrR family transcriptional regulator: MANDTQTESTVPGSARERLLEAAEALIYAGGIHATGVDAIVKQSGTARKSFYTHFESKDALVAAALERRDERWMNWFIAGTQQRGKTARKRLLGMFDVLREWFESADFHGCAFLNAAGEIASADDPIRIVARGHKERLLAFVRTQCDEFAAESGMEGRRAARLSRQWLVLLDGAIAVALVSGESDAALDAQSMARTVLEAESVSEADASISRATNASSSKNKPSKRPPSRRTAT, translated from the coding sequence ATGGCTAACGACACTCAAACAGAATCGACGGTGCCCGGCAGCGCGCGCGAGCGGCTGCTCGAAGCGGCCGAGGCGTTGATCTACGCCGGCGGCATCCATGCCACCGGTGTGGACGCGATCGTCAAGCAGTCCGGTACCGCACGCAAAAGCTTCTACACGCACTTCGAATCGAAGGATGCGTTGGTGGCGGCCGCACTCGAACGGCGTGACGAACGTTGGATGAACTGGTTTATCGCCGGCACGCAGCAACGCGGCAAGACGGCTCGAAAGCGTCTGCTCGGCATGTTCGACGTGTTGCGCGAATGGTTTGAGTCGGCGGATTTTCACGGCTGCGCGTTTCTAAACGCGGCCGGCGAAATTGCCTCGGCGGACGATCCGATCCGGATCGTCGCACGTGGACATAAGGAACGCCTGCTCGCTTTCGTGCGAACGCAGTGCGATGAGTTCGCGGCGGAGTCGGGCATGGAGGGCCGCCGCGCCGCGCGCCTGTCGCGTCAGTGGCTGGTGCTGCTCGATGGCGCGATTGCCGTGGCGCTGGTGAGCGGCGAGTCCGATGCGGCACTCGACGCGCAGTCTATGGCGCGCACCGTATTGGAAGCGGAGTCCGTCAGCGAGGCCGACGCGTCCATAAGCAGAGCGACCAACGCGTCTTCGAGCAAGAACAAACCGAGCAAACGACCGCCATCCCGGCGCACCGCAACCTGA
- a CDS encoding nuclear transport factor 2 family protein, which yields MADPTETRPPLPPFTRETAIQKVRAAEDGWNTRDPERVSLAYTVDSRWRNRAEFTNGRAEIVGLLRRKWAKELDYRLIKELWAFTDNRIAVRFAYEWHDDSNNWFRSYGNENWEFDEHGLMAHRHASINDMPIREADRLYHWPLGRRPDDHPSLSDLGL from the coding sequence ATGGCCGATCCAACCGAAACCCGCCCGCCGCTGCCGCCGTTCACGCGCGAAACCGCCATCCAGAAAGTGCGTGCCGCTGAAGACGGCTGGAACACCCGCGACCCGGAACGCGTGTCGCTCGCGTATACCGTCGATAGCCGCTGGCGCAACCGCGCCGAGTTCACGAATGGCCGCGCGGAGATCGTCGGCCTGTTGCGTCGCAAATGGGCGAAGGAACTCGACTACCGTTTGATCAAGGAGCTCTGGGCGTTTACCGACAACCGTATCGCCGTCCGCTTTGCCTACGAATGGCATGACGACTCGAACAACTGGTTCCGCTCCTACGGCAATGAGAATTGGGAGTTCGACGAGCATGGCTTGATGGCGCACCGTCACGCGAGCATCAACGACATGCCGATCCGCGAAGCCGACCGGCTGTATCACTGGCCGCTCGGACGTCGTCCGGACGATCATCCGAGTTTGTCCGACCTCGGTCTTTAA
- a CDS encoding amino acid adenylation domain-containing protein gives MWFAQQLAPENPRFDVCFYLEIHGPVDTVVFRQALQQFVSEAEALHIRFVDTAGCPMQELIGPPPLPFDCVDLSGDAAPFQAALHAMRVDASTILDLVEGPLFKYALFKLDSEHFLWYQRYHHIAFDGASIPLAAHRVGAIYSALMQERPIAAANFAPLDVLLQSDAAYRRSARYASDRDYWRDYVAELSGATTMTGGPPDAGGLFRRRSIELSQSLTAALAVAETPFCKWPQLLTAIVAAYMLRMANLGSGVFDFPIAARAKDTRATPGMFANVLPLKVSMSNDDTLATLTQRVDSEIFRHLKHQYFRGKDIRHMLGTAAAPIFGPRINIVPLDDSWRFDGYPATLHALSNGLVNDFAVTVMGQPGRPGFVLHIDANTNLYDDASVAAHGRRLRQFIESVLADPQQPLSRIDLLGHDERRLLLDTWNATSRPYPDQLCIHQLVQHQADRHPDAVAIRVGNESLSYAALDARANQLARHLLDLGVAPETRVAVCAQRTPALVVAMLAIVRAGGAYVPLDPVSPGSRLVHIVHDAAPAMLIADRTGCSAFGDLLPGTLPLIDLDAETPCWGDQSQSPLRLDGHEAAGLAYVIYTSGSTGLPKGVMVEHRQLVNLVCWHIERFGLRPGCASTATAGLAFDATAWEIWPVLASGATLLLPPPGLAADPAALLHWWRDQPVDTAFLVTPLALLAIDAGLPPGLRRLLVGGDRLAQRPAALPAAVELVNNYGPTETTVVATSGIVHPGDAVPTIGRPIANTRIYLLDAQLEPVPLGAVGELYIGGAGVARGYLNQPELTTQRFLHDPFAGAPDARMYRTGDLARYRPDGNLMFLGRNDEQVKIRGFRIEPGEIEVQLATHPEVREAVVLARVDQPGEARLVGYVTLHDGATAGAGLPGELRAHLERRLPDYMVPSAFVHLERLPLTPNGKLDRKALPAPPDDAFSLQQYAAPQGETETMLATLWQAFLGIERVGRHDNFFALGGHSILAARLVARLGAAFGKELPLRCVFDGPTIAQLAAAAAASSASASRAPIVAVDRHGELPLSFAEERAVAFETSSTSTGILNSSCIFRLSGRLRRDWLEQAMASVVARHEILRTRYAADPGSGAFCPVIDAPTEFRLAIRPVDALEPDGLRAAQNEAAVMPDCFRGPLFRATLFVEHDEDDDRALLVFGIHHIAIDAISWTIVWRDIVRAYQALSAGHLPNHAPEPIQYRDYAAWQRRQLSTERLAQLRRHWRDKLTGAPVCLNLPFDRARPAGMTDRAGRIGLELPAELSRSVRRTASSLRLTPFVVLETLLAILCSRLAHSSDVVIGTVTEGRNPLATENIVGLFVNTIPLRHTIQPSASIQSHLLRASEELLVALEHGELPFPEIVSAVNPVRLASHDPLFQVFCQLQPSAVENEATLPGVSVDAVPRENPGRGADLAIVFQHADDVLKAEVAYSVDLFDHASVEAIVALYRVLISQATRDPTASVDRLWDVCITLTQVSAHGVALNRLIARPLSATGAWYGLSPAQQAVWMQEQASPPGSSFFSLAVMRCAPTVDRDRVEAAARGMITQTQSLRLEWTDSGLQRETPVPTTRFASFSDSAALAPDAQLQAVYDWHHELNDRRGDQSSDIAVFHWSDCAVVALRSHHMLNDGWSALRAFERVAKNYGQLERDPAHAFERDRGFLDTLTLERGYLDSPEHARDAAFWQSACRAFERPALVTLLADRPYATHAPRRVGSLCRSLPATLQVALAQTADTLSLTLSECLTALTALYLARVSGENEVAFGVPLLNRPREALDIPGQFAKVMVVGASFDPAADTLADAIERVCRAHRQVLRHGRYPLGELVRRHGFDPRHAEVSINTLFLRRSIEVAGAPTQVRWLSGPESGLSFLYTQFGRAAPIDLELRFNDALFDTATISHHANRLVHYLGNACAGLMFPVGDIALLAADERRLLLQTWNATETPYPDELCLHRLFEQLVEFTPDVTALVGDDAALSYAALNARANQLAHQLIAQGVRPDTRVAICVERSVTMVVGLLAILKSGGAYVPLDPDSPRERIGHILADAEPTLLLIDRAGRRALDDLLPAAVAHIDLDASQPAWSARPDTDPVVPGLTSRHLAYVIYTSGSTGQPKGVMVEHRQLVNLVCWHIERFGLRPGCASTATAGLAFDATAWEIWPVLASGATLLLPPPGLAADPAALLHWWRDQPVDTVFLVTPLALLAIDAGLPPGLRRLLVGGDRLAQRPAALPAAIELVNNYGPTETTVVATSGIVRPGDAAPTIGRPIANTRIYLLDAQLEPVPLGAVGELYIGGAGVARGYLNQPELTTQRFLHDPFAGAPDARMYRTGDLARYRPDGNLMFLGRNDEQVKIRGFRIEPGEIEVQLATHPEVREAVVLARVDQPGEARLVGYVTLHDGATAGAGLPGELRAHLERRLPDYMVPSAFVHLERLPLTPNGKLDRKALPAPPGDAFSLQQYAAPQGETETMLATLWQAFLGIERVGRHDNFFALGGHSLMAARLLNQVRVTFGRDVSLGALFEAPSIALFAERLAAHAVPREDSGALNVLLPLRTQGLHPPLFCIHPGGGFGWPYAGLLRYLPDRPLYALQARRLSEPTRRFGTIETIAADYLEQIRAVQAAGPYRLLGWSLGCHIAHAVATLLQHQNEQVEQLIMFDSYPIPPAVEMPLPPTDLQIMKLLFQSLSDTPWEHADEPSSPDAIRRQPSHRRELAHGLDDDVFNAIFDELKATPALICQFRPSVFDGNLLFFRATRTEPDNALLGEPTAWQPYIGGDIVAHDITCLHEKMLHPEALALIGPLVAAALR, from the coding sequence ATGTGGTTTGCGCAACAACTCGCTCCGGAAAATCCTCGATTCGACGTTTGTTTTTATCTGGAGATTCATGGTCCTGTCGATACCGTTGTATTCAGGCAGGCTTTACAGCAATTCGTTTCTGAAGCCGAGGCGTTGCACATTCGTTTCGTCGATACGGCTGGCTGCCCGATGCAGGAACTCATCGGGCCGCCCCCGTTACCATTCGATTGTGTCGATCTGTCCGGCGACGCCGCTCCGTTCCAGGCGGCGCTTCACGCAATGCGGGTCGACGCCTCGACTATTCTCGACCTCGTCGAAGGACCCCTCTTCAAGTACGCCCTGTTCAAGCTGGATAGCGAGCATTTTCTCTGGTACCAGCGCTACCACCACATTGCATTCGACGGCGCCAGCATTCCGCTTGCGGCCCACCGGGTCGGCGCGATCTATTCGGCGTTAATGCAGGAGCGTCCCATCGCAGCGGCGAACTTTGCGCCGCTCGACGTGTTGCTACAGAGCGATGCCGCGTACCGACGCTCTGCCCGCTACGCGAGTGATCGCGACTATTGGCGCGATTACGTCGCTGAATTGTCCGGCGCAACGACGATGACGGGCGGCCCGCCTGATGCGGGCGGTCTGTTCCGGCGACGTTCGATCGAGTTGTCACAGTCTTTGACGGCGGCGCTGGCGGTTGCAGAAACACCGTTCTGCAAATGGCCACAGTTGCTCACCGCGATCGTGGCAGCCTACATGTTGCGCATGGCTAATCTCGGGAGCGGTGTTTTCGACTTCCCGATTGCAGCGCGGGCGAAGGACACGCGCGCAACGCCCGGCATGTTCGCCAACGTGTTGCCGCTGAAGGTGTCGATGTCGAATGACGACACATTGGCCACGCTGACCCAGCGTGTCGATAGCGAGATATTCAGACACCTGAAGCACCAGTATTTCCGCGGTAAGGACATCCGGCACATGCTGGGCACAGCCGCGGCACCGATTTTCGGCCCCCGGATCAATATCGTCCCGCTCGACGATTCGTGGCGTTTCGACGGCTATCCGGCCACATTGCATGCGCTGTCGAACGGCCTCGTCAACGATTTCGCCGTGACGGTAATGGGGCAGCCGGGCAGGCCTGGCTTCGTGTTGCATATCGACGCCAATACGAATCTGTATGACGATGCCAGCGTCGCGGCGCATGGTCGACGGTTGCGGCAATTCATCGAGAGCGTGCTTGCCGATCCGCAACAGCCCCTCAGCCGCATCGATCTGCTCGGGCACGACGAAAGGCGTCTTCTGCTCGACACCTGGAATGCCACGTCGCGGCCCTATCCGGACCAGCTTTGCATCCATCAGCTCGTCCAGCACCAGGCCGACCGCCATCCCGATGCCGTTGCGATCAGAGTCGGCAACGAGTCGCTCAGCTATGCCGCACTCGACGCGCGTGCCAACCAGCTAGCCCGGCACCTGCTCGACCTGGGCGTCGCGCCCGAGACCCGCGTTGCCGTTTGCGCGCAGCGCACGCCCGCGCTCGTTGTTGCGATGCTCGCCATTGTCAGGGCAGGTGGCGCGTACGTCCCACTGGATCCCGTCTCTCCCGGATCGCGTCTCGTCCACATCGTCCACGACGCCGCGCCCGCCATGCTGATTGCCGACCGGACCGGATGTTCCGCTTTCGGTGATCTACTGCCCGGCACGCTCCCGCTTATCGATCTCGACGCCGAAACGCCCTGCTGGGGCGACCAGTCGCAATCCCCGCTCAGGTTGGATGGCCATGAAGCCGCCGGGCTCGCCTACGTGATCTATACGTCGGGCTCCACCGGGCTGCCGAAGGGTGTCATGGTCGAGCATCGGCAGCTTGTCAATCTGGTCTGCTGGCATATCGAGCGCTTCGGTCTGCGGCCCGGATGCGCCAGCACCGCGACGGCCGGCCTGGCCTTCGATGCCACCGCGTGGGAAATCTGGCCCGTTCTCGCCAGCGGCGCCACCTTGCTGCTGCCGCCCCCGGGTCTGGCCGCCGATCCTGCCGCGCTGCTCCACTGGTGGCGGGATCAACCGGTCGATACCGCGTTCCTCGTCACGCCGCTCGCGCTGCTCGCGATCGACGCCGGTCTGCCTCCCGGTCTGCGCCGCCTGCTGGTCGGCGGCGACCGCCTTGCGCAGCGTCCCGCGGCGCTGCCCGCGGCCGTCGAACTGGTCAACAACTACGGCCCCACCGAAACGACCGTGGTCGCCACGTCGGGTATCGTCCACCCCGGCGACGCCGTGCCGACCATCGGCAGGCCGATCGCGAACACCCGCATCTATCTGCTGGACGCACAGCTCGAACCGGTGCCGCTGGGGGCCGTGGGGGAGCTGTACATTGGTGGCGCGGGCGTGGCACGCGGCTATCTGAACCAGCCGGAACTGACCACGCAACGCTTCCTGCACGATCCGTTCGCCGGTGCGCCCGACGCCCGTATGTACCGCACCGGCGATCTCGCCCGCTATCGGCCCGACGGCAACCTGATGTTCCTCGGGCGCAATGACGAGCAGGTGAAGATCCGGGGTTTCCGGATCGAACCGGGAGAGATCGAGGTCCAGCTCGCGACCCACCCCGAGGTGCGGGAAGCGGTCGTGCTCGCGCGCGTCGATCAACCGGGCGAAGCGCGTCTGGTCGGCTACGTCACGCTGCACGATGGCGCGACGGCCGGTGCCGGACTGCCGGGCGAGCTGCGTGCCCACCTTGAGCGCCGGCTGCCGGACTACATGGTCCCGTCCGCGTTCGTTCATCTTGAGCGGTTGCCGCTCACTCCGAACGGCAAGCTCGACCGCAAGGCGCTGCCTGCGCCGCCGGACGACGCGTTCAGCCTGCAGCAGTACGCCGCACCGCAAGGTGAGACTGAAACGATGCTGGCCACGCTCTGGCAGGCCTTCCTCGGCATCGAACGTGTCGGCCGGCACGACAACTTCTTTGCCCTCGGTGGACACTCCATTCTCGCGGCACGCCTGGTGGCGCGTCTCGGCGCGGCGTTCGGCAAGGAATTGCCTCTGCGCTGTGTCTTCGATGGCCCGACCATCGCGCAGCTTGCGGCGGCCGCGGCCGCGAGCTCCGCGTCGGCGAGTCGCGCGCCCATCGTGGCGGTGGATCGTCACGGCGAGCTGCCACTCTCGTTCGCCGAAGAGCGGGCGGTGGCGTTCGAAACGTCGTCGACAAGCACCGGGATTCTCAATTCTTCGTGCATCTTCCGGTTGTCCGGCAGGCTACGTCGTGACTGGCTCGAACAGGCGATGGCGTCGGTTGTCGCACGGCATGAAATTCTTCGCACCCGCTACGCTGCAGACCCAGGCAGTGGCGCATTCTGCCCGGTGATCGATGCGCCGACGGAGTTCCGGCTGGCTATCCGGCCGGTCGACGCGCTTGAGCCGGACGGTCTGCGCGCCGCGCAGAACGAGGCCGCCGTGATGCCCGACTGTTTCCGCGGGCCGCTATTTCGCGCGACGCTGTTCGTCGAACACGACGAAGACGACGACCGCGCGCTCCTCGTGTTCGGCATCCATCACATCGCGATCGATGCGATCTCGTGGACGATCGTCTGGCGCGACATCGTGCGCGCCTATCAGGCTCTGAGTGCTGGCCACCTGCCGAATCATGCGCCCGAGCCGATCCAGTACCGCGACTACGCGGCCTGGCAACGACGACAACTGAGCACGGAACGGCTGGCGCAACTGCGGCGGCACTGGCGCGACAAGCTGACCGGCGCGCCGGTCTGCCTGAACCTGCCGTTCGACCGCGCGCGTCCTGCCGGCATGACGGATCGCGCCGGGCGCATCGGTCTTGAGCTACCGGCCGAGCTGAGCCGAAGCGTCCGCCGTACCGCGTCGTCGTTGCGGCTGACCCCGTTCGTCGTGCTCGAGACCCTGCTGGCGATTCTGTGCAGCCGCCTCGCGCACAGCAGCGACGTTGTGATCGGCACCGTGACCGAGGGCCGCAACCCGCTCGCCACCGAGAACATCGTGGGGCTGTTCGTCAATACGATTCCGCTACGCCATACGATCCAACCGTCCGCTTCGATCCAGAGCCATTTGCTGCGAGCGTCGGAGGAACTGCTGGTTGCGCTGGAGCACGGCGAACTTCCCTTCCCGGAGATCGTGTCCGCCGTCAATCCGGTTCGGCTGGCTTCTCACGACCCGCTGTTTCAGGTGTTTTGCCAGTTACAGCCGAGCGCTGTCGAAAACGAGGCGACGCTCCCGGGCGTGTCGGTCGACGCGGTGCCACGCGAAAATCCCGGCCGCGGCGCGGATCTCGCCATCGTGTTCCAGCACGCGGACGATGTCTTGAAAGCGGAAGTCGCCTACAGCGTCGATCTGTTCGATCACGCGAGCGTCGAAGCCATCGTCGCGCTCTATCGGGTGCTCATTTCGCAGGCGACGCGCGATCCGACGGCATCGGTCGATCGGCTCTGGGATGTGTGTATCACATTGACCCAGGTGTCTGCGCACGGTGTGGCGTTGAACAGGCTGATCGCCCGCCCGCTGTCCGCCACGGGTGCATGGTATGGGCTGTCGCCGGCCCAGCAGGCTGTCTGGATGCAGGAGCAGGCGTCGCCGCCGGGCTCGTCGTTTTTCTCGCTGGCGGTGATGCGCTGCGCACCCACTGTCGATCGCGACCGGGTGGAGGCCGCTGCGCGCGGGATGATCACGCAAACCCAATCGCTCCGGCTGGAATGGACCGATAGCGGATTGCAGCGGGAGACACCGGTGCCCACAACCCGCTTTGCGAGCTTCTCCGACAGCGCGGCACTCGCACCTGATGCGCAATTGCAGGCGGTGTACGACTGGCACCATGAATTGAACGACCGGCGTGGCGATCAATCGAGCGACATCGCGGTGTTTCACTGGTCCGATTGCGCCGTGGTCGCGCTCCGCTCACACCATATGCTGAACGACGGCTGGTCCGCGCTGCGCGCTTTCGAGCGCGTCGCGAAGAACTATGGACAACTCGAACGCGATCCTGCGCATGCGTTCGAACGAGATCGCGGATTTCTCGACACGCTGACACTGGAGCGCGGCTACCTGGATTCGCCCGAACATGCGCGTGACGCGGCGTTCTGGCAGAGCGCCTGCCGCGCCTTCGAGCGCCCGGCGCTGGTGACGTTACTGGCCGACCGACCGTATGCGACGCATGCTCCACGTCGCGTCGGGTCGCTGTGCCGGTCACTGCCGGCGACGCTGCAAGTCGCGCTGGCGCAGACGGCGGATACCTTGTCGCTGACGCTGTCGGAATGCCTGACGGCATTGACCGCGTTGTACCTTGCCCGCGTCAGCGGCGAAAACGAGGTCGCGTTCGGCGTGCCGCTTCTGAACCGGCCCCGGGAAGCGCTCGATATTCCTGGTCAGTTCGCCAAGGTGATGGTGGTTGGCGCATCGTTCGATCCCGCGGCCGATACGCTGGCGGATGCGATAGAGCGCGTCTGCCGCGCGCACCGGCAAGTCCTGCGGCACGGCCGCTATCCGCTCGGCGAACTGGTGCGGCGCCATGGTTTCGATCCGCGCCACGCCGAGGTCAGCATCAACACGTTGTTTCTGCGGCGAAGCATCGAGGTTGCCGGGGCGCCGACCCAGGTGCGATGGCTGAGCGGGCCCGAAAGCGGCCTGTCGTTTCTCTACACGCAGTTCGGCCGCGCCGCGCCGATCGATCTTGAACTGCGCTTCAATGATGCACTGTTCGACACTGCGACGATCTCGCATCACGCGAACCGGCTGGTGCACTATCTCGGCAACGCGTGCGCCGGCCTGATGTTCCCCGTCGGTGACATCGCGCTTTTAGCGGCGGACGAACGCCGCCTGTTACTGCAGACCTGGAACGCGACGGAAACTCCTTATCCTGACGAGCTATGTCTGCACCGGTTGTTCGAGCAACTGGTCGAGTTCACCCCGGATGTCACTGCGCTCGTAGGCGACGATGCGGCGCTCAGCTACGCAGCGCTCAATGCACGTGCCAACCAGCTCGCGCACCAGTTGATCGCGCAAGGCGTGCGGCCCGATACCCGCGTCGCGATCTGTGTTGAGCGCAGCGTCACGATGGTAGTCGGCCTGCTCGCGATCCTGAAGTCCGGCGGAGCCTATGTGCCGCTCGACCCGGACTCTCCGCGCGAACGGATCGGGCACATCCTGGCCGACGCCGAGCCGACGCTGCTGTTGATCGATCGCGCGGGCCGGCGCGCGCTCGACGATCTGCTGCCGGCCGCCGTTGCGCACATCGATCTCGATGCGTCGCAGCCCGCCTGGTCGGCCCGCCCCGACACCGATCCGGTCGTGCCGGGCCTTACCTCCCGCCATCTGGCCTACGTGATCTATACGTCGGGCTCCACCGGGCAGCCGAAGGGTGTCATGGTCGAGCATCGGCAGCTTGTCAATCTGGTCTGCTGGCATATCGAGCGCTTCGGTCTGCGGCCCGGATGCGCCAGCACCGCGACGGCCGGCCTGGCCTTCGATGCCACCGCGTGGGAAATCTGGCCCGTTCTCGCCAGCGGCGCCACCTTGCTGCTGCCGCCCCCGGGTCTGGCCGCCGATCCTGCCGCGCTGCTCCACTGGTGGCGGGATCAACCGGTCGATACCGTGTTCCTCGTCACGCCGCTCGCGCTGCTCGCCATCGACGCCGGCCTGCCTCCCGGTCTGCGCCGCCTGCTGGTCGGCGGCGACCGCCTTGCGCAGCGTCCCGCCGCGCTGCCCGCGGCCATCGAACTGGTCAACAACTACGGCCCCACCGAAACGACCGTGGTCGCCACGTCGGGTATCGTCCGCCCCGGCGACGCCGCGCCGACCATCGGCAGGCCGATCGCGAACACCCGCATCTATCTGCTGGACGCACAGCTCGAACCGGTGCCGCTGGGGGCCGTGGGGGAGCTGTACATTGGTGGCGCTGGCGTGGCACGCGGCTATCTGAACCAGCCGGAACTGACCACGCAACGCTTCCTGCACGATCCGTTCGCCGGTGCGCCCGACGCCCGCATGTACCGCACCGGCGATCTCGCCCGCTATCGGCCCGACGGCAACCTGATGTTCCTCGGGCGCAATGACGAGCAGGTGAAGATCCGGGGTTTCCGGATCGAACCGGGAGAGATCGAGGTCCAGCTCGCGACCCACCCCGAGGTGCGGGAAGCGGTCGTGCTCGCGCGCGTCGATCAACCGGGCGAAGCGCGTCTGGTCGGCTACGTCACGCTGCACGATGGCGCGACGGCCGGTGCCGGACTGCCGGGCGAGCTGCGTGCCCACCTTGAGCGCCGGCTGCCGGACTACATGGTCCCGTCCGCGTTCGTTCATCTTGAGCGGTTGCCGCTCACTCCGAACGGCAAGCTCGACCGCAAGGCGCTGCCTGCGCCGCCGGGCGACGCGTTCAGCCTGCAGCAGTACGCCGCACCGCAAGGTGAGACTGAAACGATGCTGGCCACGCTCTGGCAGGCCTTCCTCGGCATCGAACGCGTCGGCCGGCACGACAACTTCTTTGCCCTCGGTGGACACTCGCTGATGGCCGCTCGTCTGCTGAACCAGGTGCGCGTGACATTCGGTAGGGACGTCTCGCTGGGGGCGTTATTCGAGGCGCCGTCCATCGCTTTGTTCGCCGAAAGACTCGCGGCCCACGCAGTCCCGCGGGAAGATTCCGGGGCGCTGAATGTTCTGCTGCCGTTGCGCACTCAAGGACTGCATCCGCCGTTGTTCTGCATCCACCCAGGCGGCGGGTTCGGCTGGCCTTATGCGGGATTGCTGCGCTATCTCCCCGATCGCCCTCTGTATGCGCTGCAGGCGCGCAGGTTAAGCGAGCCGACTCGCCGCTTCGGCACGATCGAGACGATCGCTGCAGACTATCTTGAACAGATCCGCGCGGTGCAGGCCGCCGGCCCTTACCGCCTGCTGGGCTGGTCGCTCGGTTGCCATATCGCGCACGCGGTCGCCACCTTGCTGCAGCATCAGAATGAGCAGGTCGAGCAACTCATCATGTTCGACAGCTATCCGATCCCTCCCGCAGTCGAGATGCCCCTCCCGCCAACCGACCTGCAAATCATGAAGCTGCTGTTTCAGTCGCTGTCCGATACACCGTGGGAGCATGCTGACGAGCCGTCGTCGCCCGATGCGATCCGGCGACAGCCAAGTCACCGAAGGGA